TGCAGCCTATGACTGTGAAACCACAAGTGAAGATCCCCTAAATGCGGAAGTCTGCGGATTCTCCCTTGCCCTAAAAGAAGGAGAAGCCTATTATTTCCCCTTAAAGGCACCGAGCCCCGAACTGGGAGAGGAAGCTCCAAAACTCATAGCCTTTAAGGATGCCCAAAGGGCCGTAACAAAGCTCTTTGACTCGAAGATGACCCTCATAATGCATAACGGCAAATTCGATATTCAGGCAGCCCTTTCATCAAAACTTGCAAGCGGCATTTCGGCAAATCTTTTTGACACGATGATAGCTGCATGGCTTTTAGACCCTGCCCGCTCTTCTTACGGAATGGATAAACTTGCAGAAAGTATTTTAGGCGTAAAAACCATAAGGTTTAAAGACCTTGTAAAGCAGGGACAAAACTTTTCGGATATTCCATTAAAAGAAGCCTGTCCCTATGCTGCAGAAGATGCCGACATAACATTCCGCTTTTATAAAAAATTCTTACCCCTCTTAAAAAAGAATAATTTGGAAAAACTTTTTTTTGACCTTGAAATGCCTATCACAAAACTTTTAACCGAGATGGAAATAAAGGGCATCTTTTTAAAGGGCGAAGAACTTACTGCCTACTCAAAAGAATTGGGAAAAGAACTTGAAGATTGCGAAAAGGATATTTACAGACTCGTAGGCCATGAGTTTAATATAGCCTCCCCTAAACAGCTTCAAGAAGTCTTATTTGAAGAAAGAAAACTAACCCCAGGCAAAAAAACTAAGACAGGCTATTCTACGGATACTTCGGTCCTTGAAAACCTTGCTTCGGAGGATCCCGTACCTGCAAAAATCTTGGATTACAGGGCTCTTGCAAAGTTAAAATCCACATACACCGATACCCTTCCCAAGATGACGGACAAAAACGGAAGAATCCATACAAGTTTTATTCAAACGGGAACAGCCACAGGCCGCCTTTCAAGCCGAGACCCCAATTTACAAAATATCCCCATACGCGGAAACGAGGGGCGGAAGATAAGGGAAGCATTTCAAGCGGAAAAGGGGCGGGTTCTTATTTCTGCAGATTATTCGCAGATTGAGCTTGTAATCCTTGCTCATCTTTCAAAGGATCAAAACCTAGTAGAAGCCTTTAATAAGGGAATAGATGTTCACGCCAAGACTGCAAGCCTAATCTTTGCCGTAGACATAAAAGATGTAAGTCATGATATGAGACGCATAGCAAAGACCATAAACTTCGGCGTAATGTACGGAATGAGTGCATTCCGCCTCGCTTCTTCTTTAAGAATTCCCCGCAAAAGAGCTGATGAGTTTATAAAGGCTTATTTTGCCACCTATTCCGGCGTATCCGGCTTTATGGCAAATATTTGTCAAGAAGCCGAACAAAGAGGCTATGTAGAAACTATAATGGGAAGAAGGCGTTATCTTCCGGCTATAAACAGCAAAAACAAGGTAGAAAAGGCCGGAGCCGAACGCATTGCGGTAAACACCCCGATTCAGGGCACGGCCGCCGATATAGTAAAACTTGCAATGCTCGAAGTCGATAAGGCCTTAAAAAAACAAAAACTTGATGCCTCCATACTTTTACAGGTCCATGATGAGCTTATAATAGAGGCCGCCGAATCTGAAAGAGAAAAAGTCATGTCCTTCGTAAAAGAAAAAATGGAAGGCGTAATCAAACTTTCGGTACCCTTAAGGGTAAGTATAGAATCGGGAATGAGCTGGGGAGAGTTCCACTAATGGATAGTGTTTTAAACAGCAGGCAGAGCCGGCAAAGCCTTGGTTCACCCTCAGAACCGATTTTAATAGGGCTTTCAGGGCCTTCTTGTTCGGGTAAAAACACGGCAAGTACTATTTTACAAGACTACGGTTTTTATTGTATTGATGCCGATGTAGTTTCAAGAAAAGTTTTTATAGAGCATGAAAAAGAAATTTTAAATCTCTTTCAAGCCGAGGCCGAAAAACGAGGCATAAATTTAAAAAATAAAAAGGGCATCGACAAAAAAGCCTTTGCCCTCTTGGTCTTTTCGGATGAAGAACTTTTAAAAAAACATGAAGCCTTTATTCTCCCCATAATCGAAGAAAAAATATGGGAGGAAATTAAAATGGCATTTACAGAAAAACCTGAGCGCCCCATTCTTTTAAACGCCCCTACCCTTCACAAGACGAGCTTTATAAAAAAATGCCTCTTTATATTGTACATAGATGCACCTTTTATTTTAAGGCTCATAAGGGCAAAAAAAAGGGACAGGCTGCCCTTAAAAAATATATGGTTAAGATTTTCAAAACAAAAGAAATTCTTTTCTCAATACTTTTTTTTAAATGCCGATACAATAGTAGTAAAGAACTTTTGGTCTTCTGCAAGTTTAAAAAGAAAACTATTGCAGGAAGTTCAAAAAAGAGGTTTTTGAGGTTGATTTATGGAACAGAAAAAAATTTTATGGATAGTACTTTTTATTTCGTTGTTTGCTCTGATTATCTTCGGTGTCGGCTTATACCTGTATGCCCCATTCCGTAATAAAAGCACCATGACTGCGGCACAAATATCCGATTTAGGCAGAATAGAAGCAGACAAAACGGATACTAGCGTAGATCCTCTTCAATGGACTCGAAATCCCGACTCAATTCCTCCGCTTGAATCCGAGTCCCCTACCCTCGTAAATATTGCTAACAATATAACCGTTGTAAACGGTGAAGGCCAAACCGGCACAACAGAAACCTCTATTAATGTAAGCGATTTAACGAATACTCAAAAAGACGAAAAAACTGCAAGTCTACCTGAAGATCTTGCTGCAAATTTAAACACAAATCAAGAAATTGAGAAAAAAACTTCCGATACCGAAAAACAAACTCAAACTGCTCCTGCAAAGGAAGCCAATCAAAATACAGGCGTTGCTTCGGTAAAAGGAGTAAGCTCAAATACGGTTCAAAAACCTAAAACAGAAAAGAAGACTCCTCAAAAAACGGAAAAACCTGCTGTCAAAAAAAGCCCTGCTCAAAAAACGGTTTCCACACTGTACTGGGTTCAAACAGCTTCTTTGACAAGCCGCTTAAATGCAGAGGCGGCAAGAGATACCCTCACCTCAAAACACATGAAGGCGGAAATCTTTACCAAAGAAACGGCAACGGGGCTTACCCACCGAGTCAGAGTCGGCCCGTTTAAAAACAAAACCGAGGCAGAATATTGGCTTAAAAAAATAAAAGAAATTAAGGGCTTTGAAGGAAGTTATGTAACCCAAGACCGAAAAAAAAGCTGATTATGTCTACAAAGGTCTGTCTTGTTTTAACGGAAAAAACAATAGAAAAAAATCTTTCCGCACTGGAAAAGTATAAGAAGTTTATTGATATTGCAGAGCTTCGCGTAGATTATCTCAATCAAAGCGAAATACTCTATTTAAGAAATTTCCCCGAACGGGCCGGAATCCCTTGTATTTTAACCGTCAGGAGAAAGTCTGACGGCGGAAACTTTACGGGAGGAGAAGGTGCAAGAATGACAATCTTTGCACGCGGCCTTGCCTTTGCAAACTCCGACCCGATAAAAAATTTTGCTTATATAGATTTGGAAAGCGACTTTGATTCATCGGGAATCGAAGAAGCGGCAATGGCCTTTGATATTAAAATAATAAGAAGCCTCCACATTAAGGTTCCGGTAAAAAATATAGTAAAAACTATTGAAGGCCTAAGCCGTTTTGAAACCGACATTCCCAAGTTGGCTTTTACTGCAAATTGTTTAAACGATGTTTCCGAGCTTTTTAAAGCATCAAAACTGATACAAAATCAAGAGTACATCTTATCGGTTATGGGACCATACGGTTTAAGTTCCCGTATTCTATCAAAGCAATTAAATTCCCAAATTGTCTATACCTTTACTCCCGAATACATAAAGAAAAATAAACTTGAACAAGAACTTATAGATCCCGAAACTTTAGAAGACTTATACAGATTTTCAAAAATCGATAATGATACAAGTCTTTATGGAGTCATAGGCAAGGATGTAAACACAAGTTTAAGTCCAAAAATTCACAATGAAGGGTTTAAAATAAAAGACCTTAATTCCGTTTATATCCCCATATCGGCGGTATCATCAAAGGAAGCCTTGGACTTTGCCAATCTTCTTAATATAAAAGGCCTTTCGGTTACGGCTCCTTTTAAAAGTGAAATTATACCTCAAATAAATTCCATATCCGAAGCCTCTAAATTTATCGGCGCCGTAAATACCTTGATAAACGAAAACAAAAAATGGTTCGGCTATAATACCGATGTTGACGGCTTTCAACAGGCCTTAATAGAATTCTTAAACGAAAAAGACTTACGCAAATATAAGGTTGCAATTATAGGCGCCGGAGGAGCCGCCAGAGCTGTTGCAGAAGTAATAAGCTCTCTCCATGGAAAAGCCTGTATATTTAACCGCACTGCCGAAAAAGCTAAAAACATAGCCGAAAAATATAAATTTAAATGGGCTCTGTTGGATCCTATAAATATAAAACAGCTTCATGCTTTTTCGGAGCTGATAATTCAAACAACAAATGCAGGTATGGAGCCCGACATAGATATGGACCCTCTTAACTTTTATACCTTTACCGGAAAAGAGAAAGTATTTGAGTTAATCTACAGGCCTGAAACCACTAAGATGTTAAAGCGGGCAAGGACAGCAGGATGTCAGGTTTGTAACGGCTATAAAATGCTCGAATATCAAGCCTATCATCAGTTTAAAGCTTTTGCAGGAAAGGATGTATGATAAACAGTTCGGCAGAAATTCAGCCTCACTGTTTATCTGACGAGTTTTGTACATTGAGTACAAAACATCGCATTATTGTATGCAGTTTGTAAACAAACTGCGTGAAAAAACTTTTTTCAGGATTTAATAATCCTTACAAAAAGTTTTTATGGGAGATTTATAATGGACACGTCAGAACTTAAAAAAAAGATTGCCTATCATGCAATCGACTCTCTTTTTTCCGAAGGAAAAATTTTTGACGGAATGAAAATAGGGCTCGGCACCGGCTCTACAGCTATGCCGGCTGTACACCGTCTTGCACAATTATTGTCGTCAGGTAAGTTAAAAAAAATATACGCCGTACCTACAAGTTTTCAAACCTCAATCGAATGTGAAAAGCTAGGTATCCCTATTTATTCTCTAAGCTCTCAGCAAATCGGCGGAAGCTTAGACCTTGCTATAGACGGAGCAGACGAAATCGACCCCGATAAAAACCTAATCAAGGGAGGCGGAGCCGCCCTCCTCAGAGAAAAAATAATAGCATACAATTCAAAAGAATTTGTCGTCATTGCCGATGAAAGAAAAAAAGTTAAATCTATGGGAAAAGGATTTGCCCTTCCTATTGAAATTATACCTGAAGCACGTTTAAGTATTACACGGATTCTTGAAGCTCAAGGTATCAAAGTAGCTCTGCGTGAAGGTGTAAAAAAAATGGGGCCTGTTGTTACCGACAACGGCAACTTTATAATTGATGTAAGATGGCCTGAAGCAGCTGATGTAGATCCCAAAATCTTGGAGGAAAGTTTAAACAAGATTACAGGTGTAGTAGAAAACGGTTTTTTTACTAAAAACACTCCGCGAGTATTTATCGTACACCAAGACGGAAATATAGAAGATCTATAAAAGCTGAAAATCTTTACAATAATTATATTATAAAATTTATTTTCGGTTATTAAAAACCGTCATAATTTACCTTATCTTTTTCCGCATTTTCTTTATTACCGTTTTCAGCTTTATTTGAAGGCTCAAAACGCTCAAAGTCTTTTTGCATATCTTCTACAATTTTAAGTAGATTATCTTGTTTTAACAACTCCATAAAGTCTTCACATTGCGCAGGAGAAAATGCCAACCGTAAAGCAGGACAGTTTGAATTATCCTTTGCTCCTATTGCCGTTGTAGTCGCATTAGCCAAAATAAAATAAGGCCGATTTTCCGATAATAATTGATATTCAGCCCTCAATGACGGTTTAGCTTCATGTGCACCGGATCCAAAAAGCCCCCAAGACATAAGAACTTTTGTTTTGCCGAAAAATGCATTTTTATTTGCATCAGAAGGAGATAATGTCTTATTATTATAGGAATCAATATAAGACTGCATTGCATTCAACAACATCTCCCTATTTTCCCGATCCAAAAATATTTCTACTTTATCAACCATAAATCTATGTTGAATCGATACAATATTTGTACGAGGAAAAAAAGTAAATTTAAATTCGGTAGGTTTTATTTCCTTGTTAGTTCTTTTAACAACTCCACCTATAACGGTTCCCAATTCTACAGGAGAAAAATCTCCTAAAAAATTAGGATCATTTTTGGGCACTGTTTTACAAGAATCCAAAACAAGCAAAAATATAAATGCAGTTAAAATAGTCAAAACTTTTCTATTCATTCTATGTCTCCTTAATTTGTTTTATAGAATACATAGGTCTAAACAATATGAATTCTATCTTAGTTACAAAACTATTGTTTTACTTCAAACATTTGAACCTGTTTGTTTAATACGGTGAGAACAAGAACCGTACCTTGGGGAAGACCATAAGGAATACTGCATTTTCCTCCTTGATGGTTAAAACTTACAAGCTCCGTTCTTTTTCCGTCCGGATATACGGCATCGACTACAACTTTTACCGGATAAGGATATTTAGGTAAAGCAGGTGAATAAATACCGTAAATCATTTTTTCGGTGGAGTCGGGAATTTGCAGGCCTAATTCTATTTGAGAGTAAGCATCTACTGAGGAATCTGCCGGCTGGCTTTGACTGACAACTAATGGAGCATCAATGGAAGAATTAACTTCGGCTTTTATTACAAACGAAATTTTGCTTTGAGCTATTGCAGAATAAATATCTTCAAGTTTAAATCCTTCCATGTTTGGAACGGAAACTTTTTCGTTTTCAGGTCCTTTGCTCACGATGAATTCTATTAAAATTTCTTCCGAAATCTTAGTATCAGGAGAAGGATTTTGCTCCAAAATAGTACCGGCAGGAATTGAACTTGATTTGTACATAATCGGTTCTTTTATGGAAATCAGCTGTTTACGCCCTGAAGTAAAAAGAGAAGCAAAATGCTGTTGAACCTCCGATAAGGTTTTTCCCACATAATTTTCTACCCTGTCAAGAACGGCACCGCTGCTCACGGTTACATTTATTCTTTTTCCGGCTTTAACTATAGTTCCTGCAGGAGGACTTTGCTCTAAAACCTTCCCTTCATCTTCAATATTATCCGAAAATCTTAACTGAAGACGGGGATAAAGTTCTTTAACCTGTAGTTTAAGAACCGCATCTTCAAATTTTTCGCCTTCGATATTGGGAACCAAAACCTGATCAGCCGTTTTTACCGACATAAAAAACACGATTGTAGAAATAAGAACAAAAAATACAAGCATTACCAAAGAGGTAACAACTATTACTTTTCCGTTACCCTCTATGCTGTCTGCAATATCACCAAAACCCATTGATTACACCATCCATATTTTAAAATTTATGTTTCAAAACTGCCTTCCAAAAAATCAGGAGAGCCGTTTAAAAAATCCTTCCATTCAAGCTTTTTTTTTGCCTGCTTTTGTAATACCGAAACAGCGAGTATTCCATTCCCTGTTTGAATTAAAATACCGTATTTTTTATCGGTACCCAGTATTGTACCAAATTTTTTATTTTTTGTCATTTCATTTGAAGCATCTTCATATAAATTAGCTTCAATTATGCTTATTTTTTCGCCCTTTTTAAAGGTAAAGCAGCCCGGCCAGGGGGTAAATGCCCTTATTTTTCTTTCAATTTCTTCAGCCGGCTTAGACCAATCTATAAGCCCGTCTTCTTTTTTAAGCATTGAACAATAAAGAGCTTCTGCCTCTTCCTGAGGTCTTGCCTGCTTTAATTTATTTTCAAAATCAGAAAGGACTTCACGCAAAAGCGGGCAGCACTTATCGGCACAATCGGTTAAAAGGCTTTCAGTAGTTTCGGAATTATTTAATGGAATTTCAAGCTGTCCTAAAATACTTCCGCAATCCGTTTTTTGAGCAATGGTCTGAATCGTAATTCCGGTAAGTTTATCCCCTGCCAATATGGCCGCAGGAACCGGAGCACAGCCCCTCCACCTTGGTAAAAGAGAGGGATGAATATTTATTCCGCCCAGTGGGAAAAGAGCCATCGTCTTAGGCCCGAAAATTTTACCGTAGGCAAAACAAACCAAAAGATCCGGTTTTAAAGCCTCGAGTTCTTTTCTAAAATTATCATCAAGTTTTTGAGGCGTCAAAAGAGGAAAATCTTCAGGCAGAAATCCTTCTTTTATAAGCTCCTTTACTGCAAGAGCTGCATCGGAATCCTGCATCTTTTTGTTCCGCCCTGCAGGAGCCGGAGGATTAGTCAAGACTCCGCAAAGGTCAAATTCGCGAGCTATTAGTTTTAAGGCCGGTACGGCACAGGAAGGAGTTCCCGCAAAAAAGATTCTCATCTGAGGCGGATCCTTTTTTTTGAAAAAAGAGCCTTTTTATGTTCAAACTTTTCGATAGCCTCGGCCTTTTTTTCTTCACTTAAACGGTCTATAAAAAGCACACCGTTTAAGTGGTCATTTTCATGCTGAATGACTCTGGCAAGAAGCCCTGAGGCCTCTATGGTTTTTATTTTGCCGTCAATGTTTAAAAACTGAACCTTTACGGCTGAAGGCCTCATAACATCGTCATAGACCTTAGGTATGCTCAAACAGCCCTCTTCCATTAAACACATTTCCTGAGAAGTTTCGATAATTTCAGGATTTATAAAAACATACTTTTGTTCGTTTATAAATACGATAAAAAGCCTTATGTTTTCTCCTACTTGCGGAGCGGCCAAGCCTATACCGTTTTCTTTTTTTACGGTAACAAACATTTCGTCAATTAGGCTTTTGATATTTTCATCTATTTTTTCAACAGGTTTGGACACTTCCCTCAAAGTTTCCTCGCCTAAATGTAATATTTTCATAGAACATAATTATACAAAATAAGGGCTGTACCGTCAACCATGCTGTAAATTTTGGCATAAAATACGAATTTAATTGTGTTAAATTTATATAATGTATAAAAATTATATTCGTAATTGCAAATAGTCAATATTCATAGCTTGGGCTATTTTTTCCAGTGTTGCTTTTCGATTCTTTTTGGATGTTTCCATCTGACTATAGGCTGCTTGGCTTATCCCCATTTTTTCGGCAATTTCAGTCTGTGTAAGGTTTAAGTATTCACGCCATGCCTGAATGGAACTCATATCTTCCAAATGTATTTTTTTTATTACTTCATGCGGAATTGTTTCTTTTTCGTTAAATTCTCTTACCTTATGATTACATAATGTTTGAAAAACTTTAAAAGGAATAACCGCATATTCCGGTTTCCCGTCCTTTCCTGCTATAAATTGAACATCAATAAGTGTTGTCATCTCTTTTTTTTACCTCCTCGATTGATAATATATGTATTTTTTCAATGTGATTAAATAGAATCCTATATCTACCGACACGCAATCGATAATCGTATTTATGATTACTTAATGCTTTTACATTTAAAACATACGGAAATCCGGATAAAGTATCAACAGCTTCAAGAATTTGCTTTTTATCAGCTTTTTGTATTTTGTTAAGTTGTTTTGACGCTTTTCGGCTCCATCTAATCGATATCATTGTTCTATTATAAGATAATTATAAGTTTTTGTCAATTATTTTTTTCAGTTCATTCTGAGCGGTTTCGCAGTGCATACATCAGTTTTTGGCCTTTGTAAAGGGCTTCGGAAATAAAAATCGGAAAAAGTTTAAAAATTTTTAAAAGGCTTTTTTTTCCTCCCCTTGCCTTCCAAGAGTAATCCAGCTTTGTCCAAATAGAAAACAAAAGAGGAATAAAAAACAAAAAAAGAGAAAACAAAACAGCAACTTTAAAGGGTAAGATTTTTTCCAGAGCCTCTTTTAATTGGAGAGAGCTTGTGGTATTAAAAAAAAGGGAGCTTATCTGCATAAGGCAGACAAGTTTTAAAATAAGAAAAGCCAAATCTTTTATACTGCTTTCCGTTTTTATAAGAACCGAAAAAACATGGAGGCTTACAAGAAGCAGGCAATAAGGCAGAATCGGTTTTAAATCCAGTAATTGCTCTAAAAACGAAAAACCTATAAAACGGGCAAAAAAAACAAAAAATACCGAATAAAAGAGAACATAATTAGGAAAGAAAAAAATCAGGGCTGTAAACCCGAAAAGAAAAAGCAATTTTAAAAGGGGGGACATCCTATGTAAAAAGCTCGTTCCTCTACGGTACGAAAATAAGGGCCTTATATCCAAATTAAATCCTCCCTTTTTGTGTATGAAGTAAGCGGAGGCCTTATACTCCATTCTTTTAGATTTTGTCTTAAGCCCTCTTCCGCAGTCCCGTCAAAAACTTTTTTCCCCCTATGGAGAACTAAAAACCTATCGGCAAGGGCGTAGCATTTTTCAAGCTCATGGCTTAAAAGAAGGATGGTATAGTTTTCGGCCTTTAATTCTTTAACAAGGGAATTAACCTGCACTACCCCCTCATAATCCAAATTTGCATAGGGCTCATCAAAGATCATTACGGGAAACTTCATCGCCAAAATTCCTGCAACGCAAAGCCGCCTCTTTTCTCCTCCCGATAAGGAGCGGGAAGAATAATACCGCTTATCCTTTAAGCCGGTTTTTTCCAAGGCTTTATCCAATCTTTTTTTTCTTTCTTCTTGCGGAAGTTTTATATTTTTTAGTCCAAACAAAATATCTTCCTCAGGGGTTTCTCCCAATATCTGCAAGTCGGAATCCTGAAAAACTATGCCGCATCTTTCTTTTACCTCTACAAGTCCCGATGAGGGCCTTATAAGCCCTGCAATAATCGACATAAGAAGAGTTTTTCCCGAACCGTTAGCTCCCGAAATAAGAATGCTCTCTCCCTTAAAAACAGTCAAAGAAATTTCGTCCAAGGCCCTAAAATTAACCGTTCCGTCAAAAGAGCTTTGAACAAAGGTCTTACTTATATTTTTTAAGCTTATAATTTCTTCTTTCATAGTTTAAGAAGAGACCTCTAAAAAATATCTTGCCGTAACGGGACGCAGTTTATAAATTAAAGCGGAAACCAATATCATCTTGATAAAATCCCCCGGCAAATAAGGAATACAGGCAAGGCTCAAGGATTCAAAAAGCCCCCTGTTTGTAAGCTGCATAAATCTTGCTATTCCAAAAACATAAATAAGAGCAAAGCCCGAAAAAGAGGCTGCAATTATTTTTAAATAGTTTATTAACTTAATGCTCTTATTTTTACCTGAAGAAACTAAGACAAAGTCTTTTTCTCCGGGCTTTCTAAAAAAAATAATCAAAAAAGCTGCTGCCGCAAGATAGCCGATTAAAAAGCCTCCCGTCGGCCCCAAAAGATGGGCAAGCCCCCCTCTTCCGCCCGAAAAAACGGGAAGGCCGAGTAAACCGGCAATCAAAAAAAGAGCTGTTGAAGCTGTCCCGTAAAGTCCCCCTAAAAGCCCCGATGCCAAAATAGGCATCATGTTTTGAAGCACTATGGGAACGGGAGTTCCGGGAAGAGGAAATGCTATAAAACCGCTTACTGCAATAAGGGCTGCAAAAAGCGGAACAAAAACCGGCATAATCGATAGTTTAAAATTTGAGCTCATATTTTCTCCAAATCAAATTGATAACCGTAATAATAAACCAGGTTAACAATTTAAGAGGGCTGTGTCAAGCCCCCCGCATTGCCTCAGGTTAAATCTAACCGATTCGGCTTAAAACATTTTGTCAGTCTAAAACTCAAGCTGTTTTATCCTCGGAATCATTTCAAGATTTGGGCTGCGATTGCTTATTTCGATTACCGTTAAACTATCGAGAGCGGCGATGTCTTTGCGAATTTCGCCTGCGAGACCGGAATCGACGGCAGTAAAGCAATCGTCTAAAACTACAAGTTTAGTCTTACATAAAAGAGCCCTTGCAATTCCAATGCGCTGGGTTTGTCCGCCGGAAACGCCTCCCGTTAAATTACCGACTTTTGTTTCCAAGCCGTTGGGCATAGTTTCCAGATCTTTGTCTAAGCGGGTAATTCTTAAAACTTTTTGGATTTCCGCTTCGGTAATCTTTCCTTCCTTTTCAGAGCTGACACCGAGTAAAAGATTTTTACGCAAGCTTGCGTTAAAAATTTGCGGGGTCGGCGAAACATAAACGGCGAGGGGCGAAACAAAAATCACTTCGGGCTTTTCTATTATTTTTCCATTTAAGATTATTTCACCGCCGGCTTTTTTAGTAATTCCCAGCATGGACTTTATCAGAGAACTTTTTCCCGAAGCCACGGCTCCTGTAATAAAATAATATTCACCGCCGTGAAATTCGAACGATTTTTCTATTTTAAAATTGCTCTCAGGATACTCCACACAAAGATTTTTTACAACAATGGACTCAATATTATATTCTTGCGGATTTTTTATATCAAGCTGTTCATCTTCGTTTTCAGCTTTTGTATAAATATCTTGAACACGCTCCAGAGAAATTTTTGTTTGTTTTATGCTGACAAAAAAATCCGAAACAGAAGATGCAAAGTTAGAAAGTGAAACAGATAAGCTGATAAAAAAAGCAAGATCTC
The DNA window shown above is from Treponema denticola and carries:
- a CDS encoding SPOR domain-containing protein; amino-acid sequence: MEQKKILWIVLFISLFALIIFGVGLYLYAPFRNKSTMTAAQISDLGRIEADKTDTSVDPLQWTRNPDSIPPLESESPTLVNIANNITVVNGEGQTGTTETSINVSDLTNTQKDEKTASLPEDLAANLNTNQEIEKKTSDTEKQTQTAPAKEANQNTGVASVKGVSSNTVQKPKTEKKTPQKTEKPAVKKSPAQKTVSTLYWVQTASLTSRLNAEAARDTLTSKHMKAEIFTKETATGLTHRVRVGPFKNKTEAEYWLKKIKEIKGFEGSYVTQDRKKS
- a CDS encoding type I 3-dehydroquinate dehydratase, encoding MSTKVCLVLTEKTIEKNLSALEKYKKFIDIAELRVDYLNQSEILYLRNFPERAGIPCILTVRRKSDGGNFTGGEGARMTIFARGLAFANSDPIKNFAYIDLESDFDSSGIEEAAMAFDIKIIRSLHIKVPVKNIVKTIEGLSRFETDIPKLAFTANCLNDVSELFKASKLIQNQEYILSVMGPYGLSSRILSKQLNSQIVYTFTPEYIKKNKLEQELIDPETLEDLYRFSKIDNDTSLYGVIGKDVNTSLSPKIHNEGFKIKDLNSVYIPISAVSSKEALDFANLLNIKGLSVTAPFKSEIIPQINSISEASKFIGAVNTLINENKKWFGYNTDVDGFQQALIEFLNEKDLRKYKVAIIGAGGAARAVAEVISSLHGKACIFNRTAEKAKNIAEKYKFKWALLDPINIKQLHAFSELIIQTTNAGMEPDIDMDPLNFYTFTGKEKVFELIYRPETTKMLKRARTAGCQVCNGYKMLEYQAYHQFKAFAGKDV
- the polA gene encoding DNA polymerase I encodes the protein MKDTIYVLDAYGLIYRSYFAFISRPLTNSKGENVSAIFGFFKSLHSIFTEYNPKLFVTALDSLTPTFRHEMYKEYKATRDKTPDDLHAQIDKIEEILKTFKLPAVRCNGFEADDVIASIAALAEKEGRECVVISGDKDLMQLVSKTTTMLKPGKIKAWEGFDAENVKEEWGVYPAGMLDLLSLIGDSADNVPGIKGVGPKTAVKLLEEYKSLDGIYANTGNLKGALKTKIEEGKESAYFSKELIRLRFDVPVEKDLNAYSTSQMDYEAAARLFISEELPNIAKLYSEKIIAEKALSKHEKNETSSKENLKQEAGLFENSEQTSPEMLPQELGTGEEISLPQNKGDYKLVDEAEELFKILDEALKQGLAAYDCETTSEDPLNAEVCGFSLALKEGEAYYFPLKAPSPELGEEAPKLIAFKDAQRAVTKLFDSKMTLIMHNGKFDIQAALSSKLASGISANLFDTMIAAWLLDPARSSYGMDKLAESILGVKTIRFKDLVKQGQNFSDIPLKEACPYAAEDADITFRFYKKFLPLLKKNNLEKLFFDLEMPITKLLTEMEIKGIFLKGEELTAYSKELGKELEDCEKDIYRLVGHEFNIASPKQLQEVLFEERKLTPGKKTKTGYSTDTSVLENLASEDPVPAKILDYRALAKLKSTYTDTLPKMTDKNGRIHTSFIQTGTATGRLSSRDPNLQNIPIRGNEGRKIREAFQAEKGRVLISADYSQIELVILAHLSKDQNLVEAFNKGIDVHAKTASLIFAVDIKDVSHDMRRIAKTINFGVMYGMSAFRLASSLRIPRKRADEFIKAYFATYSGVSGFMANICQEAEQRGYVETIMGRRRYLPAINSKNKVEKAGAERIAVNTPIQGTAADIVKLAMLEVDKALKKQKLDASILLQVHDELIIEAAESEREKVMSFVKEKMEGVIKLSVPLRVSIESGMSWGEFH
- the fmt gene encoding methionyl-tRNA formyltransferase, whose amino-acid sequence is MRIFFAGTPSCAVPALKLIAREFDLCGVLTNPPAPAGRNKKMQDSDAALAVKELIKEGFLPEDFPLLTPQKLDDNFRKELEALKPDLLVCFAYGKIFGPKTMALFPLGGINIHPSLLPRWRGCAPVPAAILAGDKLTGITIQTIAQKTDCGSILGQLEIPLNNSETTESLLTDCADKCCPLLREVLSDFENKLKQARPQEEAEALYCSMLKKEDGLIDWSKPAEEIERKIRAFTPWPGCFTFKKGEKISIIEANLYEDASNEMTKNKKFGTILGTDKKYGILIQTGNGILAVSVLQKQAKKKLEWKDFLNGSPDFLEGSFET
- the rpiA gene encoding ribose-5-phosphate isomerase RpiA; protein product: MDTSELKKKIAYHAIDSLFSEGKIFDGMKIGLGTGSTAMPAVHRLAQLLSSGKLKKIYAVPTSFQTSIECEKLGIPIYSLSSQQIGGSLDLAIDGADEIDPDKNLIKGGGAALLREKIIAYNSKEFVVIADERKKVKSMGKGFALPIEIIPEARLSITRILEAQGIKVALREGVKKMGPVVTDNGNFIIDVRWPEAADVDPKILEESLNKITGVVENGFFTKNTPRVFIVHQDGNIEDL
- a CDS encoding PASTA domain-containing protein encodes the protein MGFGDIADSIEGNGKVIVVTSLVMLVFFVLISTIVFFMSVKTADQVLVPNIEGEKFEDAVLKLQVKELYPRLQLRFSDNIEDEGKVLEQSPPAGTIVKAGKRINVTVSSGAVLDRVENYVGKTLSEVQQHFASLFTSGRKQLISIKEPIMYKSSSIPAGTILEQNPSPDTKISEEILIEFIVSKGPENEKVSVPNMEGFKLEDIYSAIAQSKISFVIKAEVNSSIDAPLVVSQSQPADSSVDAYSQIELGLQIPDSTEKMIYGIYSPALPKYPYPVKVVVDAVYPDGKRTELVSFNHQGGKCSIPYGLPQGTVLVLTVLNKQVQMFEVKQ
- the coaE gene encoding dephospho-CoA kinase (Dephospho-CoA kinase (CoaE) performs the final step in coenzyme A biosynthesis.), with amino-acid sequence MDSVLNSRQSRQSLGSPSEPILIGLSGPSCSGKNTASTILQDYGFYCIDADVVSRKVFIEHEKEILNLFQAEAEKRGINLKNKKGIDKKAFALLVFSDEELLKKHEAFILPIIEEKIWEEIKMAFTEKPERPILLNAPTLHKTSFIKKCLFILYIDAPFILRLIRAKKRDRLPLKNIWLRFSKQKKFFSQYFFLNADTIVVKNFWSSASLKRKLLQEVQKRGF